The following are from one region of the Mus caroli chromosome 13, CAROLI_EIJ_v1.1, whole genome shotgun sequence genome:
- the Bphl gene encoding valacyclovir hydrolase, with the protein MEIVRPGAMATATVRPAAQRLRLLLSPLKSRIYVPEAEPVATFGTAVTSAKVAVNGVHLHYQRVGEGEHAILLLPGMLGSGKTDFAPQLQSLNKKRFTLVAWDPRGYGHSRPPDRDFPRDFFERDAKDAVDLMKALQFKQVSLLGWSDGGITALIAAAKYPSYIRKMVIWGANAYVTEEDSRIYQGIRDVSKWSEKARKPLEALYGYDYFAKTCENWVDGISQFKHLPEGNICRHLLPLVQCPTLIVHGEKDPLVPRFHADFLLQHVKGSRLHLMPEGKHNLHLRFADEFNRLVEDFLQ; encoded by the exons ATGGAGATTGTGCGACCTGGAGCTATGGCGACAGCAACAGTTCGCCCGGCGGCCCAGCGGTTGCGGCTGCTCCTCTCGCCCCTGAAATCCCGGATCTACGTACCCGAGGCCGAACCCGTAGCCACCTTCGG cacTGCAGTAACTTCTGCCAAGGTGGCTGTGAATGGCGTTCACCTGCATTACCAGCGCGTGGGAGAAGGGGAACATgcgatcctcctgcttcctgggatgTTGG GTAGCGGAAAGACCGATTTTGCACCTCAGCTTCAGAGCCTAAATAAGAAGCGCTTCACATTGGTGGCCTGGGACCCTCGAGGATATGGACATTCCAGACCCCCAGATCGAGATTTTCCACGGGATTTTTTTGAAAGGGATGCAAAGGATGCTGTTGACTTGATGAAG GCTCTACAGTTCAAGCAGGTCTCCCTcctgggctggagtgatggtGGCATAACTGCACTCATCGCTGCTGCAAAGTACCCATCTTATATCCGCAAGATGGTGATCTGGGGAGCAAATGCCTATGTCACTGAGGAAGACAGCAGGATTTACCAGG GTATCCGAGATGTTTCTAAATGGAGTGAGAAGGCAAGGAAACCCCTGGAAGCCCTGTATGGATATGACTACTTTGCCAAAACCTGTGAGAACTGGGTGGATGGCATAAGCCAGTTTAAACATCTGCCAGAGG GTAACATCTGCCGGCACTTGCTGCCCCTGGTCCAGTGCCCTACCCTCATTGTGCATGGAGAGAAGGACCCATTGGTCCCACGTTTTCATGCTGACTTCCTTCTCCAGCATGTGAAAGGGTCACG GTTGCACCTGATGCCGGAAGGCAAGCACAACTTACACTTGCGCTTTGCAGATGAATTCAACAGGTTGGTAGAAGACTTTCTACAGTGA